In Euphorbia lathyris chromosome 10, ddEupLath1.1, whole genome shotgun sequence, a single genomic region encodes these proteins:
- the LOC136209521 gene encoding uncharacterized protein, with product MPGLAQRNEQFSNASSGVYSLSTNGFWSKHRDDVSYNQLQKFWNELSPQSRHKLLRIDKQTLFEQARKNMYCSRCNGLLLEGFLQIVMYGKSLHQEGVYNRSGASKNQNEAESNMVNGCQDEIQDPAVHPWGGLTTTRDGTLTLLNCYLCTKSLKGLQNVFDSARARERERELLYPDACGGGGRGWISQGIASYGRGHGTRETCALHTARLSCDTLVDFWSALGEETRQSLLKMKEEDFIERLMYRFDSKRFCRDCRRNVIREFKELKELKRMRREPRCNSWFCVADTAFQYEVSDDSIQADWRQTFADTGGSYHHFEWAVGTGEGKSDIIDFENVGMNGSVQVDGLDLGGLTSCFITLRAWKLDGRCTELFVKAHALRGQPCVHSRLVVGDGFVTITRGESIRSFFEHAEEAEEEEDDDSMDKDGNELDGECSRPQKHAKSPELAREFLLDAATVIFKEQVEKAFREGTARQNAHSIFVCLALKLLEERVHVACKEIITLEKQTKLLEEEEKEKREEEERKERRRTKEREKKLRRKERLKGKEKDKEKKCPESNDNLEESKDEISASIDDEPDNAISCRDSVSETGDISTSRPGSPDIQEQFTNEIATSMMQTDSYHSPDGEFTDVKDGSDSFTSEQSKFSHRRLKFRKEAQLDSSLKWSDRRRFTVVSENGVNRSESRHCSDNFLTLPRGINGSHRLSRINGSKSNGRNCGHKFSEKFQCLNNRMNDRYDFHSCSCHQNNEYRVKAEPHVSAVRTARDCKPVGKSEPAFDMSKQFYRGNKYGQIDYVRESCGRPKSKSVTASNSSSRDLVHSRKVWEAMESHKKYPRSNSDSNVTLRSSNFKTGVESNGNLNESSGDLCCDEGTGNFGEIDHGENDTRNSGNSRVCNQNGHNIEVKDPSYQKEASFDEVNLCPAKNSALSAMSEHSTSNSDNCSSCLSEGDSITALSNNGNLESSSTSDSEDTSQHSEGRETLSCQNGFSSSHDVGMENKPSTNGVAFGSRKFVGFSVDDPRTFDAGNMPSKANQNTDNGIPNVAMGSQHQGVFPQLHNQNLQYPVFQAPSLNYYHQNPVAWPSAPPNGLMPFPHANHYLYAAPLNYGLNGNSRLCMQYGPMQHLATPMFNPGPVPVYQPIGKANVLNAEEHPKACTVQEISTETNTQAKKASAKPCLADAPPRTEGGKTDISAKLHVSNTNFSLFHFGGPLALSAGCKQDPLPSRDGNLSSKISANEVENDPACIKKENTMEEYNLFAASNGIRFSFF from the exons ATGCCTGGATTAGCACAGAGAAATGAGCAATTTAGTAATGCATCGTCTGGCGTTTACTCGCTTTCTACCAATGGATTCTGGTCAAAGCACCGCGATGATGTTAGCTACAATCAGCTCCAGAAG TTTTGGAATGAGCTGTCGCCACAATCACGACATAAGCTACTGAGAATTGACAAGCAAACTTTGTTTGAGCAAGCACGTAAGAACATGTATTGTTCTAGATGCAATGGACTATTGCTTGAGGGTTTCTTGCAGATAGTCATGTACGGTAAGTCTTTGCATCAGGAAGGGGTATACAACAGATCAGGAGCCTCAAAAAATCAAAATGAAGCAGAGTCAAATATGGTGAATGGTTGCCAAGATGAAATTCAGGATCCAGCTGTCCACCCCTGGGGGGGTCTGACCACGACACGTGATGGAACATTGACTCTTTTGAATTGCTATTTGTGTACAAAGTCCCTCAAGGGTCTCCAAAAT GTCTTTGACAGTGCAAGAGCAAGGGAACGGGAAAGAGAATTGCTCTATCCTGATGCCTGTGGTGGGGGAGGTCGGGGTTGGATAAGCCAAGGAATCGCGAGCTACGGTAGAGGGCATGGGACAAGAGAAACTTGTGCACTACACACTGCCAGACTTTCCTGCGACACGTTAGTGGATTTCTGGTCAGCACTTGGAGAGGAGACACGACAGTCCCTCTTAAAGATGAAGGAAGAGGATTTTATTGAGAGGCTCATGTACAG GTTTGATAGCAAGAGATTTTGCAGAGATTGCAGAAGGAACGTTATTCGTGAGTTCAAGGAGCTGAAGGAGTTGAAGCGCATGCGGAGAGAACCTCGTTGTAATAGTTGGTTTTGTGTTGCAGATACAGCTTTCCAGTATGAG GTGTCAGATGACTCAATCCAGGCTGATTGGCGCCAAACTTTTGCTGATACTGGTGGATCATATCATCATTTTGAATGGGCAGTGGGAACAGGAGAAGGAAAATCTGACATAATAGACTTTGAAAATGTAGGCATGAATGGAAGTGTTCAAGTTGATGGCCTAGATCTTGGTGGTCTAACTTCATGTTTTATCACCTTGAGGGCTTGGAAACTAGATGGCCGCTGCACTGAACTTTTTGTAAAAGCTCATGCATTGAGAGGTCAACCATGTGTGCATAGCAGGCTAGTGGTTGGTGATGGTTTTGTTACTATTACTAGAGGAGAAAGCATAAGAAGTTTCTTTGAACATGCTGAAGAAGCTGAGGAAGAAGAG GATGATGATTCCATGGACAAGGATGGAAATGAGCTGGATGGAGAATGCTCCCGTCCCCAAAAGCATGCGAAGAGTCCTGAACTTGCTCGAGAATTTCTTCTAGATGCTGCAACTGTTATTTTTAAGGAAcag GTTGAGAAGGCTTTCAGAGAAGGAACTGCACGCCAAAATGCACACAGCATTTTTGTTTGTCTTGCGTTAAAACTGCTGGAGGAGCGTGTTCATGTTGCTTGCAAAGAAATTATCACACTGGAAAAGCAG ACAAAACTTCTAGAGGaagaggaaaaggaaaagcgtgaagaagaagaacgaaaggagagaagaagaacaaaagaaagagagaaaaagctcCGAAGAAAGGAGAGATTAAAAGGGAAGGAGAAGGACAAAGAAAAGAAGTGTCCTGAATCAAATGATAACCTTGAAGAGTCAAAGGATGAAATTTCAGCTAGTATTGATGATGAACCTGATAATGCCATCAGCTGTAGGGATTCTGTTAGTGAAACTGGTGATATTTCCACATCCAGGCCTGGATCTCCTGACATCCAGGAACAATTCACAAATGAGATTGCCACTTCTATGATGCAAACTGATTCCTATCACAGTCCTGATGGAGAGTTTACTGATGTGAAAGATGGATCTGACTCTTTTACAAGCGAACAATCAAAATTTTCTCATCGTAGATTAAAATTTCGGAAAGAAGCTCAACTTGATTCCTCTTTGAAGTGGTCTGATAGACGTCGGTTCACAGTTGTTTCAGAAAATGGAGTCAATAGATCTGAGTCAAGACATTGTAGTGATAATTTTTTGACTCTTCCAAGGGGCATTAATGGGTCACATAGGCTGTCAAGGATCAATGGATCAAAGTCCAATGGTCGAAACTGTGGCCACAAGTTTAGTGAGAAGTTTCAGTGCCTGAACAACAGGATGAATGACAGATATGATTTCCATTCTTGCAGTTGTCACCAAAATAATGAATACAGGGTGAAGGCTGAACCGCATGTCTCTGCTGTTAGAACTGCTCGAGACTGCAAACCTGTTGGTAAGTCGGAACCTGCATTTGATATGTCGAAGCAATTTTACCGTGGTAACAAGTACGGACAGATAGATTATGTTCGTGAAAGTTGTGGAAGACCCAAAAGCAAAAGCGTTACAGCGAGTAATTCTTCTAGCAGAGATTTAGTTCATTCTAGGAAGGTTTGGGAGGCAATGGAATCACACAAGAAATATCCTCGGAGCAACTCAGATAGTAATGTTACCCTGAGATCATCTAATTTTAAGACTGGAGTAGAATCTAATGGTAACCTCAATGAGTCATCTGGTGATTTGTGTTGTGATGAAGGTACCGGAAATTTTGGTGAAATTGATCATGGGGAGAATGATACTAGGAACTCCGGAAATTCTAGAGTATGCAACCAGAATGGACATAATATTGAAGTGAAGGACCCTAGCTACCAGAAAGAAGCTTCTTTTGATGAAGTGAATTTATGTCCTGCAAAGAACTCCGCTCTGAGTGCGATGTCCGAGCATAGCACTTCAAATTCTGACAACTGCTCATCATGCCTTAGCGAGGGAGATAGCATTACAGCCTTGTCAAATAATGGAAATTTGGAATCCTCATCCACATCTGACTCGGAAGACACTAGCCAGCACTCAGAAGGAAGAGAGACTTTGTCATGTCAAAACGGTTTCTCCAGTTCTCATGATGTCGGcatggaaaacaaaccaagtaCAAATGGAGTGGCCTTTGGAAGCAGAAAATTTGTCGGGTTTTCAGTAGATGATCCAAGGACATTCGATGCAGGAAATATGCCATCAAAAGCAAACCAAAATACAGATAATGGAATACCAAATGTTGCTATGGGTTCTCAACATCAAGGCGTGTTCCCACAGTTGCATAATCAAAATCTGCAATATCCGGTTTTTCAAGCTCCTTCACTGAATTACTACCATCAAAATCCAGTTGCCTGGCCTTCTGCTCCGCCTAACGGATTAATGCCGTTTCCACATGCTAACCACTACCTATATGCTGCTCCTCTCAACTATGGTTTAAATGGAAACTCACGGTTATGTATGCAGTATGGTCCGATGCAGCATTTGGCGACTCCCATGTTTAATCCTGGTCCGGTTCCAGTTTATCAGCCAATTGGAAAAGCCAATGTTTTGAACGCAGAGGAACATCCAAAGGCATGTACAGTGCAAGAGATTTCAACTGAAACAAACACACAGGCGAAGAAAGCTTCAGCCAAGCCATGTCTAGCAGATGCGCCACCTCGTACGGAAGGCGGGAAAACAGATATTTCGGCCAAATTACATGTGAGTAACACAAACTTTTCCTTGTTCCATTTCGGCGGGCCTCTAGCTCTTTCAGCAGGATGCAAACAAGATCCTTTGCCTTCCAGAGATGGAAATCTTTCTTCGAAAATTTCAGCAAATGAAGTTGAAAATGATCCTGCTTGCATTAAGAAAGAGAATACTATGGAAGAATATAACTTGTTTGCGGCAAGCAATGGCATAAGGTTTTCGTTcttctaa
- the LOC136209727 gene encoding uncharacterized protein — MNSILLPCSLILQPHHHLQPSTSRICHRVPFFSSGSGSVTFSSSSLHCQQSSNDVSVIRFEDFVEKDWSFLDFNDLKSREEHKKKMSRIISAGKIEESSKVMVSIGSEEFVDELVETSPCSVLVVVHDSLFILACIKEKYEKVKCWQGEVIEVPEKWGPLDVVFLYFVPALAIELDEVFGKLAKHCLKKGGRVVISQTEGRQVLEQQRKEYGDVIVSELPDKRSLLNIAAHNSFQLTHYVDEPGFYLAVLLNV; from the exons ATGAATTCAATCTTATTGCCTTGTTCTCTCATTCTTCAACCTCATCATCATTTACAACCTTCGACTAGTAGAATCTGTCATCGTGTTCCATTCTTCTCTTCTGGTTCTGGTTCTGTTACATTTTCATCCAGCAGCTTACACTGTCAGCAGTCATCAAATGACGTATCCGTAATCAGATTTGAAGATTTTGTTGAAAAAGATTGGTCATTTCTAGATTTCAACGACTTAAAATCCAGAGAAGAGCATAAGAAAAAGATGAGTCGGATAATTAGTGCTGGGAAGATTGAAGAGAGTTCAAAGGTGATGGTTTCAATTGGGTCAGAAGAATTTGTAGATGAGTTGGTTGAAACATCACCTTGCAGTGTTTTAGTGGTTGTTCATGATTCACTTTTTATATTAGCTTGCATAAAGGAAAAATATGAGAAAGTAAAATGTTGGCAAGGAGAGGTGATTGAAGTGCCAGAAAAATGGGGTCCTTTGGATGTTGTATTTCTATATTTTGTGCCAGCTTTGGCCATTGAACTGGATGAGGTGTTTGGGAAACTTGCAAAACATTGCTTGAAGAAAG gtGGAAGAGTGGTGATTAGCCAGACAGAAGGAAGACAAGTATTAGAGCAGCAAAGGAAAGAATACGGAGATGTTATTGTTTCTGAATTGCCTGATAAAAGGAGTCTTCTCAACATTGCTGCTCATAATTCTTTCCAACTAACTCACTATGTCGATGAGCCTGGATTCTATCTTGCTGTTCTGCTTAATGTTTGA